In Mesorhizobium sp. 113-3-3, a genomic segment contains:
- a CDS encoding DUF2312 domain-containing protein, giving the protein MADDITETSQTVAAGQLRALIERIERLEEEKKTIADDIKEVFAEAKGTGFDTKAIRTIIRLRKKDQAERQEEDAILDLYMAALGMV; this is encoded by the coding sequence ATGGCCGACGATATCACCGAGACCAGCCAGACTGTTGCCGCCGGCCAGCTGCGTGCCCTCATCGAGCGCATCGAGCGGCTCGAGGAAGAGAAGAAGACGATCGCCGACGACATCAAGGAAGTGTTCGCCGAGGCCAAGGGCACCGGTTTCGACACCAAGGCGATCCGCACCATCATCCGTCTGCGCAAGAAGGACCAGGCCGAGCGCCAGGAAGAGGACGCCATCCTCGATCTCTACATGGCCGCGCTCGGCATGGTGTGA
- a CDS encoding dihydrodipicolinate synthase family protein: MWTGVFPAVTTKFTADDRLDHAEMERCFGLQMEAGCDGIIVCGSLGEGPMLSADEKIEVLKTAQKVAGKKPVLMTVNEPGTREAASIARRAAKEGANGLMVVPSPIYHTNEEETVAALRAVAEAGDLPVMIYSNRLAYRVDVTVDQMEELASDKRFVAVKESSDDIRRTTEIINRLGDRYDLFTGVDNLAFEALSVGAIGWVAGLVTAFPRETVAIYQLMKQGRREEALAIYRWFRPLLDLDVSTYLVQNIKLAEVLAIDTNDRVRMPRQPLSGERRKAVEKIIRDALAVRPKLPSLQTSSLPADKLVAAE; the protein is encoded by the coding sequence ATGTGGACCGGAGTTTTCCCCGCCGTCACGACCAAATTCACCGCCGATGATCGGCTTGACCATGCCGAGATGGAGCGCTGCTTCGGCCTGCAGATGGAAGCCGGTTGCGATGGCATCATCGTCTGCGGCTCGCTCGGCGAAGGGCCGATGCTGTCGGCTGACGAGAAGATCGAGGTGCTCAAGACCGCGCAGAAAGTCGCCGGCAAGAAGCCGGTGCTGATGACTGTGAATGAGCCAGGCACCCGGGAAGCGGCCAGCATCGCCAGGCGCGCCGCGAAGGAAGGTGCCAATGGCCTGATGGTGGTGCCGAGCCCGATCTACCACACCAACGAGGAAGAGACGGTCGCGGCGCTGCGCGCGGTCGCCGAGGCCGGCGACCTGCCGGTCATGATCTACTCCAACCGGCTCGCCTATCGCGTCGACGTCACCGTCGACCAGATGGAGGAACTGGCGTCCGACAAGCGCTTCGTCGCCGTCAAGGAATCCTCCGACGACATCAGGCGCACGACCGAGATCATCAACCGGCTGGGCGACCGCTACGATTTGTTCACCGGCGTCGACAACCTCGCCTTCGAGGCGCTGTCGGTCGGCGCCATCGGCTGGGTGGCCGGCCTGGTCACCGCCTTCCCGCGCGAGACGGTCGCCATCTACCAGCTAATGAAGCAGGGCCGCCGCGAGGAGGCGCTCGCCATCTACCGCTGGTTCCGGCCGCTGCTCGATCTCGACGTCTCGACCTATCTGGTTCAGAACATCAAGCTTGCCGAAGTGCTGGCAATCGATACCAATGACCGCGTGCGCATGCCGCGCCAGCCGCTGTCGGGCGAGCGCCGCAAGGCGGTGGAGAAGATCATACGGGATGCGCTGGCGGTGCGGCCGAAGCTGCCGTCGCTCCAGACGTCTTCTCTACCGGCGGACAAACTGGTGGCAGCCGAGTAA
- a CDS encoding 4-hydroxyproline epimerase encodes MAKKSFFCIDGHTCGNPVRLVAGGGPLLEGATMMERRAHFLAEYDWIRTGLMFEPRGHDVMSGSILYPPTREDCDIAILFIETSGCLPMCGHGTIGTVTMAIEHGLIKPKTPGVLRLDTPAGLVIAEYKQVGEYVEEVRITNVPSFLHAEGLTVECPHLGEITVDVAYGGNFYAIVEPQKNYRDMADHSAGDLIAWSPVVRQRLNEKYTFVHPENPGINRLSHMLWTGKPTVEGADARNAVFYGDKAIDRSPCGTGTSARMAQLHAKGRLKAGDAFVHESIIGSLFKGKVEKEVTVAGKPAIIPSIGGWARMTGLNTIFIDDRDPFAHGFVVK; translated from the coding sequence ATGGCCAAGAAATCCTTCTTCTGCATCGACGGCCACACATGCGGCAATCCGGTGCGGCTGGTTGCCGGCGGCGGTCCGCTGCTCGAGGGCGCGACGATGATGGAGCGGCGCGCGCATTTCCTCGCCGAATATGACTGGATCCGCACGGGCCTGATGTTCGAGCCGCGCGGCCATGACGTCATGTCGGGTTCGATCCTCTATCCGCCGACGCGCGAGGATTGCGACATCGCCATCCTGTTCATCGAAACCTCGGGCTGCCTGCCGATGTGCGGCCACGGCACGATCGGCACGGTGACGATGGCCATCGAGCACGGGCTGATCAAGCCGAAGACGCCGGGCGTGCTGAGGCTCGACACGCCGGCCGGGCTGGTCATCGCCGAGTACAAGCAGGTCGGCGAATATGTCGAGGAGGTGCGTATCACCAACGTGCCGTCGTTCCTCCACGCCGAAGGGCTGACGGTCGAATGTCCCCATCTGGGCGAGATCACCGTCGACGTCGCCTATGGCGGCAATTTCTACGCCATCGTCGAACCGCAGAAGAATTACCGCGACATGGCCGATCATTCCGCCGGCGACCTCATCGCCTGGAGCCCGGTGGTGCGGCAGCGGCTCAACGAGAAATACACTTTCGTGCATCCGGAAAACCCCGGCATCAACCGGCTGTCGCACATGCTGTGGACCGGCAAGCCGACGGTGGAAGGGGCCGACGCCCGCAACGCCGTCTTCTACGGCGACAAGGCGATCGACCGCTCGCCATGCGGCACCGGCACCTCGGCGCGCATGGCGCAGCTCCATGCCAAGGGCAGGCTCAAGGCGGGTGACGCCTTCGTGCATGAATCGATCATCGGTTCGCTGTTCAAGGGCAAGGTCGAAAAGGAGGTCACGGTCGCGGGCAAACCGGCGATCATCCCCTCGATCGGCGGCTGGGCGCGCATGACCGGTTTGAACACGATCTTCATCGACGACCGCGATCCGTTCGCGCATGGTTTCGTGGTCAAGTGA
- a CDS encoding NAD(P)/FAD-dependent oxidoreductase — MPGNSKSPEQERRSATGAPSPRSAGEGEDIAIIGGGIIGICAAAFLAEAGRSVTVFDRTGVCEETSSGNAAAFAFSDVLPLAHKGMIKNLPKWLADPLGPLSIPPAYLPQLLPWLIRFWRAGAPAKYEASLAAQAGMMKLAEAEWMGLLDRSGTRPMLREDGSLELYESEAEFRASLSGWAARERFGIGFRHVEGDGLAGLQPGLSPRFIKGTFVPGWKTVADPKLLGKAVWAYAEARGARFEMGRIDQITADQHGATLTLADGTTRQARQLVVAAGAWSHLLARQLGDRIPLETERGYNTTLPKGAFDVKRQLIFSGHGFVVTPLDTGLRVGGAVELGGIERPPNFNRSKALLKKAQQFLPGLDPSGGREWMGFRPSLPDSVPVIGKASGNRPVVYAFGHGHLGLTQAAATARLIREIIMGQVASVDLAPFSPQRF, encoded by the coding sequence GTGCCAGGAAATTCCAAATCCCCGGAACAGGAGCGACGCTCCGCCACTGGGGCACCTTCTCCCCGTTCAGCGGGGGAAGGCGAGGACATCGCCATCATCGGTGGCGGCATCATCGGTATCTGTGCCGCTGCTTTCCTCGCCGAGGCGGGGCGCAGCGTCACTGTCTTCGACCGCACCGGTGTCTGCGAGGAGACGAGTTCCGGCAACGCGGCAGCCTTTGCTTTCTCCGATGTGCTGCCGCTGGCGCACAAGGGCATGATCAAGAACCTGCCGAAATGGCTGGCCGATCCGCTCGGTCCGCTCAGCATTCCGCCGGCCTACCTGCCGCAGCTCCTGCCCTGGCTGATCCGCTTCTGGCGCGCCGGTGCGCCGGCGAAATACGAGGCCAGCCTCGCCGCCCAGGCCGGCATGATGAAGCTCGCCGAGGCGGAATGGATGGGCCTGCTCGATCGCTCCGGCACGCGGCCGATGCTGCGCGAGGATGGCTCGCTCGAACTTTACGAAAGCGAGGCCGAGTTCCGCGCCTCGCTGTCCGGCTGGGCCGCGCGCGAGCGTTTCGGCATCGGCTTTCGCCATGTCGAGGGCGATGGCCTGGCGGGTTTGCAGCCTGGCCTGTCCCCGCGCTTCATCAAGGGCACCTTCGTGCCGGGCTGGAAGACGGTCGCCGATCCGAAATTGCTCGGCAAGGCGGTGTGGGCTTATGCCGAGGCCAGGGGCGCCCGCTTTGAAATGGGCCGCATCGACCAGATTACGGCAGACCAGCATGGCGCGACGCTGACTTTGGCCGACGGCACGACCAGGCAGGCGCGGCAGCTCGTCGTCGCAGCCGGCGCCTGGTCGCACCTTCTGGCGCGGCAGCTTGGCGACCGCATTCCGCTGGAGACCGAGCGCGGCTACAACACGACCTTGCCCAAGGGCGCCTTCGACGTGAAGCGGCAGCTGATCTTCTCCGGCCATGGCTTCGTCGTCACGCCGCTCGATACCGGCCTGCGCGTCGGCGGCGCCGTCGAGCTCGGCGGCATCGAGCGGCCGCCCAATTTCAACAGATCGAAGGCGCTCCTGAAGAAAGCGCAGCAATTCCTGCCCGGGCTCGATCCCTCGGGCGGGCGCGAATGGATGGGGTTCCGGCCCTCTCTGCCGGATTCTGTACCTGTCATAGGCAAGGCATCAGGAAACCGTCCGGTGGTCTATGCTTTCGGTCATGGCCATCTCGGCCTGACCCAGGCCGCGGCGACCGCACGGTTGATCCGGGAAATCATCATGGGGCAGGTTGCGTCTGTTGATCTCGCCCCCTTCAGTCCACAACGGTTTTGA
- a CDS encoding branched-chain amino acid ABC transporter substrate-binding protein: protein MKKSLLSAVALTALVAFGGNAWADVVFAVAGPITGPNAAFGAQLQKGAEAAVAEINAKGGINGEQIKLEVGDDVSDPKQGISVANKFVGDGVKFVIGHFNSGVSIPASEVYAENNIVEITPAATNPKFTERGLWNVFRTCGRDDQQGSIAGAYIAANFKDAKVAVVHDKTPYGQGLADETKKAMNAAGVKEVMYEGVNVGDKDFSALIAKMKEAGVTLIYWGGLHTEAGLIIRQSADQGLKAPMMSGDGIVTDELAAIAGDAVAGTLNTFGPDPRLIPANKELVEKFRAQGFEPEAYTLYAYAAVQVVAEAAAAAKSNDPQVVAKAMHENGPFPTVLGDLAYDAKGDPKLPGYIMYEWKKKDDGKYSWFPK from the coding sequence ATGAAAAAGTCACTTTTGTCCGCCGTCGCCCTGACCGCGCTGGTCGCGTTCGGCGGCAACGCGTGGGCTGATGTAGTATTCGCCGTTGCCGGTCCGATCACCGGTCCGAACGCGGCCTTCGGAGCGCAGCTGCAGAAGGGCGCGGAGGCGGCGGTCGCCGAGATCAACGCCAAGGGCGGCATCAACGGCGAACAGATCAAGCTCGAAGTCGGCGACGACGTCTCCGACCCGAAGCAGGGCATCTCGGTCGCCAACAAGTTCGTCGGTGACGGCGTCAAGTTCGTGATCGGCCACTTCAACTCGGGCGTCTCGATCCCGGCCTCGGAAGTCTACGCCGAAAACAACATCGTCGAAATCACCCCGGCCGCGACCAACCCGAAGTTCACCGAGCGTGGCCTGTGGAACGTGTTCCGCACCTGCGGACGCGACGATCAGCAGGGCAGCATCGCCGGCGCCTATATCGCCGCGAATTTCAAGGATGCCAAGGTCGCCGTCGTGCACGACAAGACCCCTTATGGCCAGGGCCTCGCCGATGAAACCAAGAAGGCGATGAACGCCGCCGGCGTCAAGGAAGTGATGTATGAAGGCGTCAATGTCGGCGACAAGGACTTCTCGGCACTGATCGCCAAGATGAAGGAAGCCGGCGTCACCCTGATCTACTGGGGCGGCCTGCATACCGAAGCCGGCCTGATCATCCGCCAGTCGGCGGACCAGGGCCTCAAGGCACCGATGATGTCGGGTGACGGCATCGTGACGGACGAACTCGCCGCCATCGCGGGCGACGCCGTTGCCGGCACGCTCAACACGTTCGGACCCGATCCGCGCCTGATCCCGGCCAACAAGGAACTCGTCGAGAAGTTCCGTGCGCAGGGCTTCGAGCCGGAAGCCTACACGCTCTACGCCTACGCCGCCGTGCAGGTGGTCGCCGAGGCGGCCGCCGCCGCCAAGTCGAACGACCCGCAGGTCGTTGCCAAGGCGATGCATGAAAACGGCCCGTTCCCGACCGTTCTGGGCGATCTCGCCTATGACGCCAAGGGCGACCCGAAGCTGCCGGGCTACATCATGTACGAGTGGAAGAAGAAGGACGACGGCAAGTATTCCTGGTTCCCGAAATAA
- a CDS encoding ABC transporter ATP-binding protein: protein MAGTTLLDIKGVETYYGNIRALNGVDVTVKEGEIVALIGANGAGKSTLMMTIFGAPRARSGTITFAGTDITQLPTHEIARMRIAQSPEGRRIFPRMTVMENLQMGASLDNLKHYDEDVEKVFTLFPRLKERIAQRGGTLSGGEQQMLSIGRALMARPKLLLLDEPSLGLAPLIVKQIFDAIRELNRTQGLTVFLVEQNAFGALKLATRGYVMVNGNVTMSGTGKELLANPEVRAAYLEGGHH, encoded by the coding sequence ATGGCCGGGACAACGCTGCTCGATATCAAGGGCGTGGAGACCTACTACGGCAACATCCGGGCGCTGAACGGGGTCGATGTCACCGTCAAGGAGGGTGAGATCGTGGCGCTGATCGGCGCCAACGGCGCCGGCAAGTCGACGCTGATGATGACCATTTTCGGGGCTCCGCGCGCCCGCTCGGGCACCATCACCTTCGCCGGCACCGACATCACCCAATTGCCGACGCACGAGATCGCGCGCATGCGCATCGCCCAATCACCCGAAGGCCGGCGCATCTTCCCGCGCATGACGGTGATGGAAAACCTGCAGATGGGCGCCAGCCTCGACAACCTCAAGCACTATGACGAGGACGTCGAGAAGGTGTTCACGCTGTTCCCGCGGCTCAAGGAGCGCATCGCCCAGCGCGGCGGCACGCTGTCGGGCGGCGAGCAGCAGATGCTGTCGATCGGACGTGCGCTGATGGCGCGGCCAAAGCTGCTTCTGCTCGACGAGCCGTCGCTGGGCCTGGCGCCGCTGATCGTCAAGCAGATCTTCGACGCCATCCGCGAGCTGAACCGCACGCAAGGGCTGACCGTGTTCCTGGTCGAGCAGAACGCGTTCGGCGCGTTGAAACTCGCCACGCGCGGCTATGTCATGGTCAACGGCAATGTGACGATGAGCGGCACCGGCAAGGAACTGCTCGCCAATCCGGAAGTGCGCGCCGCCTATCTCGAAGGCGGGCATCACTGA
- a CDS encoding branched-chain amino acid ABC transporter permease, translating into MQYFVQQLINGLTLGSIYGLIAIGYTMVYGIIGMINFAHGDIFMVGAFTALIVFLILGSLFYSVPVVIALLVMMIVAMLLTSLYNWTIEKVAYRPLRGSFRLAPLITAIGMSIALSNFVQVTQGPRNKPIPPMVSQVYNIDGVSVSLKQIIIVIVTALLLVLFWYLVNRTSLGRAQRACEQDRKMAALLGIDVDRTISITFIMGASLAAVAGTLFLMYYGVVAFSDGFVPGVKAFTAAVLGGIGSLPGAVLGGLLIGFIESMWSAYFSIDYKDVAAFSILAIVLIFLPSGILGRPEVEKV; encoded by the coding sequence ATGCAGTACTTTGTCCAGCAGCTTATCAATGGGCTGACGCTGGGATCGATCTATGGCCTGATCGCAATCGGCTACACGATGGTCTACGGCATCATCGGCATGATCAACTTCGCCCATGGCGACATTTTCATGGTGGGCGCCTTCACGGCGCTGATCGTCTTCCTCATCCTTGGCTCGCTGTTCTATTCGGTGCCCGTGGTCATCGCGCTGCTGGTCATGATGATCGTGGCGATGCTGCTTACCAGCCTCTACAACTGGACGATCGAGAAGGTGGCCTACCGGCCGCTACGCGGATCGTTCCGGCTGGCGCCGCTGATCACCGCCATCGGCATGTCGATCGCGCTGTCGAACTTCGTCCAGGTGACGCAAGGTCCGCGCAACAAGCCGATCCCGCCGATGGTCAGCCAGGTCTACAACATTGACGGTGTCAGCGTGTCGCTGAAGCAGATCATCATCGTCATCGTCACCGCGCTGCTGCTGGTGCTGTTCTGGTATCTGGTCAACAGGACCTCGCTTGGCCGGGCGCAACGCGCCTGCGAACAGGACCGCAAGATGGCCGCCCTTCTGGGCATCGACGTCGACCGCACCATCTCGATCACCTTCATCATGGGAGCCTCGCTTGCCGCCGTCGCCGGTACGCTGTTCCTGATGTACTATGGCGTGGTGGCCTTCTCCGACGGTTTTGTGCCGGGTGTGAAGGCATTCACCGCGGCGGTGCTTGGCGGCATCGGCTCATTGCCGGGCGCCGTGCTCGGCGGGCTGCTGATCGGCTTCATCGAGAGCATGTGGTCGGCCTATTTCTCGATCGACTACAAGGACGTTGCGGCGTTCTCGATCCTGGCCATCGTGCTGATCTTCCTGCCTTCCGGCATCTTGGGCCGGCCTGAAGTCGAAAAGGTCTGA
- a CDS encoding DUF6867 family protein, translating into MQGILYEEPSIWQFFFVTCLLGGWAAWMTGKASAQTWRSFIQLFAYLLGLGIGIRFIHHALFDGTMFSLHYYIVDTIVLMILGFVGYQYTRTNQMVTQYNWLYERASILSWKPKG; encoded by the coding sequence ATGCAGGGCATTCTCTATGAGGAACCCTCGATCTGGCAGTTCTTCTTCGTCACCTGCCTGCTCGGCGGCTGGGCGGCCTGGATGACCGGCAAGGCCAGCGCCCAGACATGGCGCTCCTTCATCCAGCTTTTCGCCTATCTGCTGGGTCTCGGCATCGGCATCCGCTTCATCCATCACGCGCTGTTCGACGGAACGATGTTCTCGCTGCACTACTATATCGTCGATACCATCGTGCTGATGATACTGGGCTTCGTCGGCTATCAATACACACGAACGAACCAGATGGTCACACAGTATAATTGGCTCTACGAAAGAGCTTCAATCTTGAGCTGGAAACCGAAAGGTTGA
- the pyc gene encoding pyruvate carboxylase yields MAITKILVANRSEIAIRVFRAANELGLKTVAIWAEEDKYSLHRFKADESYQVGRGPHLAKDMGPIESYLSIEEVIRVARLSGADAIHPGYGLLSESPEFAEACAQAGITFIGPKPDTMRRLGNKVAARNLAIEVGVPVIPATDPLPDDMEAVKKLAKEIGYPVMLKASWGGGGRGMRAIRSEAELAREVTEGKREAKAAFGKDEVYLEKLIERARHVEVQVLGDTHGNVVHLFERDCSIQRRNQKVVERAPAPYLEMAQREELCGYALKIARETSYIGAGTVEFLQDADTGKFYFIEVNPRIQVEHTVTEQVTGIDIVKAQIHILDGFAIGTPQSGVPAQKDVRLNGHALQCRITTEDPEHNFIPDYGRITAYRGATGFGIRLDGGTAYSGAVITRFYDPLLEKVTAWAPTPAETIARMNRALREFRIRGVATNLTFLEAIINHTSFADNSYTTKFIDTTPELFQQVKRQDRATKLLNYLADVSVNGHPETRGRPMPKADAAAPVVPYLNGNVPTGSKQKLDVLGPEKFAGWMREQRQVLVTDTTMRDGHQSLLATRMRTHDIANIAGTYARALPQLLSLECWGGATFDVAMRFLTEDPWERLSLVREAAPNLLLQMLLRGANGVGYTNYPDNVVQHFVKQAAAGGIDLFRVFDCLNWVENMRVAMDAVGAEGKLCEAAMCYTGDILDPARAKYDLKYYVGLAGELQAAGAHIIAVKDMAGLLKPAAARVLFKALREATDLPIHFHTHDTSGLSAATVLAAVESGVDAIDAAMDAFSGNTSQPCLGSIVEALKGTERDPGLDPQWIRKISFYWEAVRNQYAAFESDLKGPASEVYLHEMPGGQFTNLKEQARSLGLETRWHEVAQTYHDVNLMFGDIVKVTPSSKVVGDMALMMVSQDLTVADVENPTRDIAFPDSVVSMLRGDLGQSPGGWPAALQKKALKGDKPITARPGSLLKPADLKASRKEIEEKLERKLSEYEFASWLMYPKVFTDFAGAQETYGPVSVLPTPTYFYGMKSEDEIFVDIEKGKTLVVRCLAIGDVDDKGMVTVFFELNGQPRRIKVPDRAHGASAAKARRKAEPGNEAHVGAPMPGVVSALSVAIGQAVKAGDVLLSIEAMKMETALHAERDGTVAEVLVKAGDQIDAKDLLIAFA; encoded by the coding sequence TTGGCCATCACGAAGATCCTCGTCGCCAACCGGTCAGAAATCGCCATCCGCGTCTTTCGCGCGGCCAACGAGCTGGGCCTGAAAACCGTGGCGATCTGGGCCGAGGAAGACAAATATTCGCTGCACCGTTTCAAGGCCGACGAAAGCTACCAGGTCGGGCGCGGCCCGCATCTGGCCAAGGATATGGGGCCGATCGAGAGTTATCTGTCGATCGAGGAGGTGATCCGCGTCGCCAGGCTTTCGGGCGCCGATGCCATCCACCCCGGCTACGGGCTTCTGTCCGAAAGCCCCGAATTCGCCGAAGCCTGCGCGCAGGCCGGCATCACCTTCATCGGGCCGAAGCCGGACACGATGCGCCGCCTCGGCAACAAGGTCGCGGCGCGCAATCTCGCCATCGAGGTCGGCGTGCCGGTCATTCCCGCCACCGATCCTTTGCCGGACGATATGGAGGCGGTCAAGAAACTGGCCAAGGAGATCGGCTATCCGGTGATGCTGAAGGCCTCCTGGGGCGGCGGCGGGCGCGGCATGCGCGCCATCCGCTCCGAGGCGGAACTCGCCCGCGAGGTGACGGAAGGCAAGCGCGAGGCGAAGGCCGCCTTCGGCAAGGACGAGGTCTATCTCGAAAAGCTGATCGAGCGCGCCCGCCACGTCGAGGTGCAGGTGCTCGGCGACACGCATGGCAATGTCGTGCACCTGTTCGAGCGCGACTGCTCGATCCAGCGCCGCAACCAGAAGGTCGTCGAGCGGGCGCCCGCGCCCTATCTCGAAATGGCGCAGCGCGAGGAGCTTTGCGGCTACGCGCTGAAGATCGCGCGCGAAACCAGCTATATCGGCGCCGGCACGGTCGAGTTCCTGCAGGATGCGGATACCGGAAAATTCTATTTCATCGAGGTCAACCCGCGCATCCAGGTCGAGCATACCGTCACCGAACAGGTGACCGGCATCGACATCGTCAAGGCGCAGATTCACATCCTCGACGGCTTCGCCATCGGCACGCCGCAATCGGGCGTGCCGGCGCAGAAGGACGTCAGGCTGAACGGCCATGCCTTGCAGTGCCGCATCACCACCGAGGACCCCGAGCACAATTTCATCCCGGACTATGGCCGCATCACCGCCTATCGCGGCGCCACCGGCTTCGGCATCCGGCTGGATGGCGGCACCGCCTATTCCGGCGCGGTCATCACCCGCTTCTACGATCCGCTGCTGGAGAAGGTGACGGCCTGGGCGCCGACGCCGGCCGAGACGATCGCCCGCATGAACCGGGCGCTGCGCGAATTCCGCATCCGCGGCGTCGCCACCAACCTCACCTTCCTCGAAGCGATCATCAACCACACGAGCTTCGCCGACAATTCCTACACGACCAAGTTCATCGACACGACGCCGGAGCTGTTCCAGCAGGTCAAGCGGCAGGACCGCGCCACCAAGCTGCTCAACTACCTGGCCGATGTCAGCGTCAATGGCCACCCCGAGACGCGCGGCCGGCCGATGCCGAAGGCCGATGCGGCGGCACCCGTCGTGCCTTACCTCAACGGCAACGTGCCCACCGGCAGCAAGCAGAAGCTCGACGTGCTCGGCCCGGAAAAATTCGCCGGCTGGATGCGCGAGCAAAGGCAAGTGCTGGTCACCGACACGACGATGCGCGATGGCCACCAGTCGCTGCTGGCGACCCGCATGCGCACGCACGACATTGCCAATATCGCCGGCACCTATGCGCGCGCCCTGCCACAGCTTCTGTCGCTCGAATGCTGGGGCGGCGCGACCTTCGACGTCGCCATGCGCTTCCTCACCGAGGATCCGTGGGAGCGGCTGTCGCTGGTGCGCGAGGCGGCGCCCAACCTGCTGCTGCAGATGCTGCTGCGCGGCGCCAACGGCGTCGGCTACACCAACTATCCCGACAATGTCGTGCAGCATTTCGTCAAGCAGGCGGCTGCCGGCGGCATCGATCTGTTCCGCGTCTTCGATTGCCTGAACTGGGTGGAGAACATGCGCGTCGCCATGGACGCGGTCGGCGCCGAAGGCAAGCTGTGTGAGGCGGCGATGTGCTACACCGGCGACATTCTCGACCCGGCGCGGGCCAAGTACGATCTGAAATACTATGTCGGCCTGGCCGGCGAATTGCAGGCCGCCGGCGCCCACATCATCGCCGTCAAGGACATGGCCGGCCTGTTGAAGCCAGCGGCCGCCCGCGTGCTCTTCAAGGCGCTGCGCGAGGCGACCGACCTGCCGATCCATTTCCACACACACGACACGTCAGGCCTGTCGGCGGCGACGGTGCTGGCGGCGGTGGAGAGCGGCGTCGACGCCATCGACGCGGCGATGGACGCCTTCTCCGGCAACACGTCGCAGCCTTGCCTGGGCTCGATCGTCGAGGCGCTGAAGGGCACCGAGCGCGACCCCGGCCTCGACCCGCAATGGATCCGCAAGATCTCGTTCTACTGGGAAGCGGTGCGCAACCAGTACGCCGCTTTCGAAAGCGACCTCAAGGGGCCGGCCTCGGAAGTCTACCTGCATGAAATGCCGGGCGGACAGTTCACCAACCTCAAGGAACAGGCGCGTTCGCTCGGACTGGAGACGCGCTGGCACGAGGTGGCGCAGACCTATCACGACGTCAATCTGATGTTCGGCGACATCGTCAAGGTGACGCCGTCGTCCAAGGTCGTCGGCGACATGGCGCTGATGATGGTGAGCCAGGACCTGACCGTCGCCGATGTCGAGAACCCGACCAGGGACATCGCCTTCCCGGATTCGGTCGTCTCGATGCTGCGTGGCGATCTCGGCCAGTCGCCCGGCGGTTGGCCGGCGGCGTTGCAGAAGAAGGCGCTGAAAGGCGACAAGCCGATCACGGCCCGGCCCGGCTCGCTGCTCAAGCCCGCCGATCTCAAGGCCAGCCGCAAGGAGATCGAGGAGAAGCTGGAGCGCAAGCTCTCGGAATACGAATTCGCTTCGTGGCTGATGTATCCGAAAGTGTTCACCGACTTTGCCGGTGCACAGGAAACCTACGGCCCGGTCAGCGTCCTGCCGACGCCGACCTATTTCTACGGCATGAAGTCGGAAGACGAGATCTTCGTCGACATCGAGAAGGGCAAGACGCTGGTGGTGCGATGCCTTGCCATCGGCGATGTCGACGACAAGGGCATGGTCACCGTGTTCTTCGAGCTCAACGGCCAGCCGCGGCGCATCAAGGTGCCGGACCGGGCGCATGGGGCGTCGGCCGCCAAGGCGCGCCGCAAGGCGGAGCCTGGCAACGAGGCGCATGTCGGTGCACCGATGCCGGGCGTGGTTTCGGCGCTTTCGGTTGCCATCGGCCAGGCGGTGAAGGCCGGTGACGTGCTGCTCTCCATCGAGGCGATGAAGATGGAGACGGCGCTGCATGCCGAGCGCGACGGCACCGTCGCCGAGGTGCTGGTCAAGGCGGGCGACCAGATCGATGCCAAGGATTTGTTGATCGCGTTCGCCTGA